The proteins below are encoded in one region of Alistipes communis:
- a CDS encoding toprim domain-containing protein encodes MERTEIDAVRRMPLADFLARLGHEPVRRSGNELWYLAPYRGERTSSFRVNVAKQLWYDFGLGKGGDIFTLAGEFLQSDDFMKQAKFIAEAANMTVAGWEKPVYLSKPTESVFEDVEVAPLLRSLLTEYLEERGIPYAIASRHCCRLNYGVRGKRYFAVGFPNMAGGYEVRSRYFKGCIPPKSVSLVKANDIPADECLVFEGFMDFLSAVTLGVTGNADCLVLNSVANVEKAAGLLDGYGRIGCFLDRDEAGRRTLAALTMRYGERVTDRSSLYDGCKDLNEYLQLTTKKQKNNHLKIEEQ; translated from the coding sequence ATGGAAAGGACGGAAATAGATGCTGTCAGAAGGATGCCGCTTGCGGATTTTCTCGCACGGCTGGGGCATGAGCCTGTCAGAAGGAGCGGTAACGAGCTGTGGTATCTTGCCCCGTACAGGGGCGAGCGCACATCCTCTTTCCGTGTGAACGTGGCGAAACAGCTCTGGTACGACTTCGGTTTGGGCAAGGGCGGCGACATCTTCACGCTTGCCGGGGAGTTTCTGCAAAGCGATGACTTCATGAAGCAAGCGAAGTTCATAGCGGAAGCCGCCAATATGACGGTTGCCGGATGGGAAAAGCCCGTCTATCTCTCGAAGCCGACCGAATCCGTTTTTGAGGATGTGGAGGTCGCTCCGCTGCTCCGCTCACTGCTGACGGAGTATTTAGAGGAACGGGGCATCCCTTACGCCATCGCATCCCGTCACTGCTGCCGCTTGAACTACGGTGTGCGTGGAAAACGGTATTTTGCCGTTGGCTTTCCGAACATGGCAGGTGGCTATGAAGTCAGAAGCCGATATTTCAAGGGTTGCATACCTCCGAAGTCTGTATCACTGGTAAAGGCGAATGACATCCCGGCTGACGAGTGCCTCGTGTTCGAGGGCTTCATGGACTTTCTCTCTGCCGTGACGCTTGGTGTAACCGGTAACGCTGACTGTCTTGTGCTGAACTCAGTCGCCAACGTGGAGAAGGCGGCGGGATTGCTGGACGGATACGGGCGCATCGGCTGCTTCCTCGACCGTGACGAAGCCGGACGGCGGACGCTTGCCGCACTTACCATGCGATACGGGGAACGTGTCACCGACCGTTCCTCCCTCTATGACGGTTGCAAGGACTTGAACGAGTACCTGCAACTGACAACGAAAAAACAGAAAAACAACCATCTAAAAATCGAAGAACAATGA
- the traK gene encoding conjugative transposon protein TraK translates to MEFKSLRNIESSFRQIRLFGIVFLSLCAVVTVWSVWNSYRFAEKQREKIYVLDNGKSLMLALSQDLSQNRPAEAREHVRRFHEMFFTLSPEKSAIEHNVKRALLLADKSVYHYYSDFAEKGYYNRIIAGNINQVLKVDSVVCDFNAYPYRAVTYATQKIIRQSNVTERSLVTTCRLLNASRSDDNPNGFTIEGFTIIENKDLQTIKR, encoded by the coding sequence ATGGAATTCAAATCACTTAGAAACATCGAATCGTCGTTCAGGCAGATACGCCTGTTCGGTATCGTCTTCCTCTCGCTGTGCGCCGTGGTGACGGTGTGGAGCGTGTGGAACTCCTACCGTTTCGCAGAGAAGCAACGGGAGAAAATCTATGTGCTGGACAACGGCAAGAGCCTGATGCTCGCCTTGTCTCAGGATTTGTCGCAGAACCGCCCGGCGGAGGCACGGGAACATGTGCGCCGTTTCCACGAGATGTTCTTCACGCTATCACCTGAAAAAAGCGCGATTGAACACAACGTGAAACGTGCCTTGCTGCTGGCGGACAAGAGCGTGTACCACTATTATTCGGACTTCGCGGAGAAGGGGTACTACAACCGCATCATCGCCGGGAACATCAACCAAGTGCTGAAGGTGGACAGCGTGGTGTGCGACTTCAACGCCTATCCCTACCGTGCCGTGACCTACGCCACACAGAAAATCATCCGGCAGAGCAACGTCACCGAGCGCAGCCTCGTGACCACCTGCCGCCTGCTGAACGCATCGCGGTCGGATGACAACCCGAACGGTTTTACCATCGAGGGTTTCACCATCATTGAGAACAAGGATTTACAGACTATCAAACGGTAA
- a CDS encoding DUF3876 domain-containing protein, translating into MNLPKVKMLQVSKCLIGLAVMMLQSCDVADNRRDMLCGNWESVEGKPDVLIYKEGEAYKVTVFRRSGLRRKLKPETYLLQEENGNLFMNTGFRIDVSYNEATDVLTFSPNGDYVRVKPQPGHPTEE; encoded by the coding sequence ATGAATTTACCAAAAGTGAAAATGCTGCAAGTCAGCAAGTGCCTTATCGGATTGGCGGTCATGATGCTGCAATCCTGCGACGTGGCCGACAACCGCCGCGACATGCTGTGCGGGAACTGGGAGAGCGTGGAGGGAAAACCTGACGTGCTTATCTACAAGGAGGGCGAAGCCTACAAAGTGACGGTGTTCCGTCGTAGCGGTCTGCGCCGCAAGCTCAAGCCGGAAACCTATCTCTTGCAGGAGGAGAACGGCAACCTGTTCATGAACACCGGCTTCCGCATCGACGTGTCCTACAACGAGGCCACGGATGTGCTGACTTTCTCGCCAAACGGGGACTATGTGCGGGTGAAGCCGCAGCCGGGACATCCGACCGAAGAATAA
- the traM gene encoding conjugative transposon protein TraM produces MEQTKNEPTKENKAAPETGKPKKEREPLTEAQRLKRQKMIVLPAMVLVFIGAMWLIFAPSSGKEQPPGTDGYNTEMPDADKANRQIIGDKLKAYEHGEMEERQESRNRAIGQLGDMFDREIAGTENGVDFDLANPGGKEERAKPATPQTIQSSAAAYRDLNATLGNFYDQPKNDNAEMDELLERIASLESELESERGKASSMDEQVALMEKSYELAAKYMGGQNGGQPSAEQRAEPTTVQKGKKNKAMPIRQVEHQVVSSLSQPMSNAEFVAALSQERNRGFNTAVGTAEVLDRNTIPACVHGAQSVTDGQTVRLRLLEPMAVAGRTIPRGAVVVGTGKIQGERLDIEITSLEYDGTIIPVELAVYDTDGQPGIFIPNSMEMNAVREVAANMGGSLGSSINISTNAGAQLASDLGKGLIQGTSQYIAKKMRTVKVHLKAGYRVMLYQEKY; encoded by the coding sequence ATGGAACAGACAAAGAATGAACCGACGAAAGAGAACAAAGCTGCTCCCGAAACGGGGAAACCGAAAAAGGAGCGCGAACCGCTGACAGAGGCGCAACGGCTGAAACGGCAGAAGATGATCGTGCTGCCCGCTATGGTGTTGGTGTTCATCGGGGCGATGTGGCTGATATTCGCCCCGTCCTCCGGCAAGGAGCAACCGCCGGGAACGGACGGATACAACACCGAGATGCCCGACGCTGACAAGGCGAACCGGCAGATTATCGGCGACAAGCTGAAAGCCTACGAGCATGGGGAGATGGAAGAGCGTCAGGAGAGCCGCAACCGTGCCATCGGGCAGCTGGGCGACATGTTCGACCGCGAGATAGCGGGAACGGAGAACGGAGTGGACTTCGACCTCGCCAATCCGGGCGGCAAGGAAGAAAGGGCAAAGCCAGCCACGCCGCAGACCATCCAGTCCTCCGCAGCCGCCTACCGTGACCTGAACGCCACGCTCGGAAACTTCTACGACCAGCCGAAAAACGACAATGCGGAGATGGACGAATTGTTGGAGCGCATCGCATCGCTGGAGTCGGAACTGGAAAGCGAGAGGGGCAAGGCTTCCTCTATGGACGAGCAGGTGGCTCTTATGGAGAAGTCCTACGAGCTGGCGGCAAAGTACATGGGCGGTCAGAACGGAGGACAGCCATCGGCGGAACAGAGGGCAGAGCCAACTACCGTGCAGAAAGGGAAGAAGAACAAGGCAATGCCTATCAGACAGGTGGAGCATCAAGTAGTTTCTTCACTCTCACAGCCTATGAGTAACGCGGAGTTTGTCGCCGCCTTATCGCAGGAACGCAACCGGGGTTTCAACACGGCTGTCGGCACGGCGGAGGTATTGGACAGGAACACCATACCGGCGTGCGTGCATGGGGCGCAGAGCGTGACGGACGGGCAGACGGTAAGGCTGCGCCTGCTGGAGCCTATGGCGGTGGCAGGCAGGACAATACCCCGGGGTGCGGTGGTGGTCGGCACGGGCAAGATACAGGGTGAGCGGCTCGACATCGAGATTACCTCGCTGGAATACGACGGCACGATTATCCCCGTGGAGCTTGCGGTCTATGACACGGACGGACAGCCCGGCATCTTCATCCCGAACTCGATGGAGATGAACGCCGTCCGGGAGGTCGCCGCCAACATGGGCGGCTCGCTGGGAAGCAGCATCAACATCTCCACCAATGCCGGGGCGCAGCTCGCCTCCGACTTGGGCAAGGGGCTGATACAAGGCACGAGCCAGTACATCGCCAAAAAGATGCGAACCGTCAAGGTGCATCTGAAAGCCGGGTACAGGGTCATGCTTTACCAAGAAAAATATTGA
- a CDS encoding reverse transcriptase domain-containing protein: MRNPENVLNSLSKHSGNLNYKFERLYRVLFNEEMFYVAYQNIYSKTGNMTAGADGKTIDGMSIDRVEQLIDSLKNETYQPNPSKRTYIPKKNGKKRPLGIPSFDDKLVQEVVRMILEAIYEGSFEHTSHGFRPKRSCHTALIDIQKTFTAVKWFIEGDIKGFFDNINHDVLINILRERIADERFLRLIRKFLNAGYVEDWVFHRTYSGTPQGGIISPILANIYLDKFDKYIKEYINRFNKGKTRKGDARYKLYEQRRYRLAKKLKNEKDVKVREQMTAEIKRLREERNNYPARNEMDSSIKRLKYVRYADDFLIGITGSLEDCKTVKEDIKNYLNETLKLELSDEKTLITNAQKPAKFLGYDVFIRRSNDLRKDKFGRTVRAFGHKPVLYLNFETMRKKLFDYKVARIAVVNGKEVWKSIVRTYMLNLDDLEIVSQFNAEIRGFYNYYSIANNSYVINSFYHIMSYSMYKVFANKYKSSVKKILLKYKKNKVFQVAYENSKGKTLYQSFYHDGFKRKKVAGNIYCDTIPRTVSITGGRNSLMERLKLQVCELCGATDKLEMHHVRKLKDLKGKSDWEKRMIARRRKTLAVCSKCHAKIDPDRRIRLN, translated from the coding sequence ATGAGAAATCCAGAAAATGTGTTGAACAGTCTGAGTAAACACAGCGGTAACTTGAACTATAAGTTTGAGCGGCTGTATAGAGTGCTGTTTAACGAAGAAATGTTTTATGTAGCCTATCAGAATATTTACAGCAAGACAGGCAACATGACGGCAGGAGCTGATGGTAAAACCATTGACGGAATGAGCATTGACCGAGTTGAACAATTGATTGATAGTCTAAAAAATGAGACTTATCAGCCTAACCCGTCCAAAAGGACGTATATACCTAAGAAAAACGGGAAAAAACGTCCGCTTGGCATACCCTCTTTTGATGATAAGCTGGTACAGGAAGTAGTTAGAATGATACTTGAAGCAATCTATGAAGGTAGTTTTGAACATACTTCACATGGGTTTCGTCCCAAACGAAGTTGTCATACTGCTCTTATAGATATACAAAAGACATTCACTGCCGTGAAATGGTTTATTGAAGGCGATATTAAAGGATTCTTCGACAATATCAATCATGACGTATTGATTAATATTCTTCGGGAACGTATCGCTGACGAAAGATTTTTGCGGCTTATCAGAAAGTTCCTGAATGCCGGATATGTGGAAGACTGGGTATTTCATAGAACGTACAGTGGAACTCCGCAAGGCGGGATTATCAGCCCAATACTGGCTAATATCTACCTTGACAAGTTCGACAAGTACATCAAGGAATACATCAATCGGTTTAATAAAGGGAAAACGAGAAAAGGCGATGCTCGATACAAGCTATACGAACAGCGGAGATACCGACTGGCAAAGAAACTAAAGAATGAGAAAGATGTAAAGGTAAGGGAACAGATGACCGCTGAAATTAAGCGGCTACGAGAAGAACGGAACAACTATCCGGCACGTAATGAAATGGACAGCAGTATCAAACGGTTAAAATATGTGAGATACGCAGATGATTTTCTGATTGGAATTACCGGTAGTCTGGAAGACTGTAAAACAGTAAAAGAGGATATTAAGAACTATTTGAACGAAACTCTTAAACTGGAACTGTCAGACGAAAAGACGCTGATAACCAATGCGCAAAAACCAGCGAAATTTCTCGGATATGACGTATTTATCCGCAGGAGTAATGATTTACGCAAGGATAAGTTCGGTAGAACGGTTAGGGCATTCGGACACAAGCCTGTCTTGTATCTGAATTTTGAAACGATGCGGAAGAAACTCTTTGATTATAAGGTCGCAAGAATAGCGGTTGTCAATGGTAAAGAGGTTTGGAAATCTATCGTCAGAACGTACATGCTGAACTTGGATGACTTGGAAATAGTCAGTCAGTTCAATGCCGAAATCCGAGGGTTCTATAATTACTACTCAATAGCCAATAATAGCTATGTCATCAATTCTTTCTATCACATTATGTCATACAGCATGTATAAGGTATTTGCGAACAAATACAAATCATCTGTAAAGAAAATACTTCTGAAATATAAAAAGAATAAGGTTTTCCAAGTGGCATATGAAAATAGTAAGGGTAAGACACTTTATCAATCATTCTATCATGATGGTTTCAAACGCAAAAAGGTTGCAGGTAATATTTACTGTGACACTATTCCACGGACAGTTTCTATAACAGGTGGACGTAACAGCCTTATGGAAAGGCTGAAACTCCAAGTCTGCGAATTATGCGGTGCTACCGATAAACTCGAAATGCATCACGTTCGCAAACTTAAAGACTTGAAAGGTAAATCCGACTGGGAAAAGAGAATGATAGCCCGAAGACGAAAAACTTTGGCTGTCTGCTCAAAGTGTCATGCAAAGATAGACCCTGACCGAAGAATCAGACTGAATTAA
- a CDS encoding conjugal transfer protein TraO yields MRKYIAIIIASLALFTGQAHAQRCLPKMQGIEVRADMADGFNLGGKDGGYSFGAALSTYTKKGNKWVFGGEYLLKNNPYKDTKIPVAQFTAEGGYYFKILSDARKIVFVYAGASALAGYEAVNWGKKVLHDGSTLHDRDAFIYGGALTLDVECYVADRIALLANLRERCLWGGDTRKFHTQFGVGIKFIIN; encoded by the coding sequence ATGAGAAAGTACATCGCAATAATCATCGCGTCGCTTGCCCTTTTTACAGGGCAGGCGCACGCCCAGCGGTGTCTGCCGAAGATGCAGGGCATCGAGGTGAGGGCGGACATGGCGGACGGCTTCAATCTCGGCGGCAAGGACGGCGGGTACAGCTTCGGGGCGGCTCTCTCCACCTACACGAAGAAGGGGAACAAGTGGGTGTTCGGTGGCGAATACCTGTTGAAGAACAATCCCTACAAGGACACCAAGATACCCGTGGCGCAGTTCACGGCGGAGGGCGGCTATTACTTCAAGATACTGTCGGACGCCCGAAAGATTGTTTTCGTCTATGCCGGGGCTTCGGCTCTCGCCGGATATGAGGCGGTAAATTGGGGGAAGAAGGTGCTGCATGACGGCTCCACGCTGCACGACCGGGACGCCTTCATCTACGGCGGTGCGCTGACGCTCGATGTGGAGTGTTACGTGGCAGACCGTATCGCCCTGCTTGCCAACCTGCGGGAGCGTTGCCTTTGGGGTGGCGACACACGGAAGTTCCACACGCAGTTCGGGGTCGGTATCAAGTTCATCATCAACTGA
- a CDS encoding TraL conjugative transposon family protein — MWGMYWKLHDKRKRLAASLKGYLDGLPPETRRRIVLGMFAAFAVLALYTFGRAVYDIGRNDGSHMETGHAGRVELPTPAETGNHLTPYLYGTDKE; from the coding sequence ATGTGGGGCATGTATTGGAAACTCCACGACAAACGGAAACGCTTGGCGGCAAGTCTCAAAGGGTATCTGGACGGCTTGCCGCCGGAAACACGCCGCCGCATCGTGCTGGGGATGTTCGCCGCCTTCGCGGTGCTTGCCCTTTACACCTTCGGCAGAGCCGTCTATGACATCGGCAGGAACGACGGCTCACATATGGAAACGGGACACGCCGGACGGGTGGAACTGCCGACCCCGGCGGAAACAGGCAATCACTTAACACCTTATTTATATGGAACAGACAAAGAATGA
- the traN gene encoding conjugative transposon protein TraN: protein MRKVIIMFALAMGIITANAQENVTVETTNGSEQPTLTKEVYPQKEADGDLYHGLSRKLTFDRMIPPHGLEVTYDKTVHVIFPAEVRYVDLGSPDLIAGKADGAENIIRVKATVRNFPNETNMSVITEDGSFYTFNVKYAAEPLLLNVEMCDFIHDGSTVNRPNNAQEIYLKELGSESPMLVRLIMKSIHKQNKREVKHIGCKRFGIQYLLKGIYTHNGLLYFHTEIKNQSNVPFDVDYITWKIVDKKVAKRTAVQEQIILPLRAQNYATLVPGKKSERTVFTMAKFTIPDDKCLVVELNEKNGGRHQSFVIENEDLVRAGTINELQVR from the coding sequence ATGAGAAAAGTAATCATCATGTTTGCCCTCGCTATGGGCATCATAACTGCCAACGCGCAGGAGAATGTAACCGTTGAAACGACCAACGGAAGTGAACAACCGACCTTGACGAAGGAGGTCTATCCGCAGAAGGAGGCGGACGGCGACCTATATCACGGGCTGTCACGCAAGCTGACCTTCGACCGCATGATACCGCCGCACGGTCTGGAAGTGACCTACGACAAGACCGTCCACGTCATTTTTCCGGCGGAGGTGCGCTATGTCGATTTAGGCTCGCCCGACCTGATTGCCGGGAAAGCCGACGGAGCGGAGAACATCATCCGTGTGAAGGCTACCGTAAGGAATTTTCCCAACGAAACGAATATGTCCGTCATCACGGAGGACGGCAGTTTCTACACCTTCAACGTGAAGTACGCCGCCGAACCGCTGTTGCTCAACGTGGAGATGTGCGACTTCATCCATGACGGCAGCACGGTGAACCGCCCGAACAACGCGCAGGAAATCTATCTGAAAGAGCTGGGCAGCGAAAGCCCGATGCTGGTGCGCCTTATCATGAAGTCCATCCACAAACAGAACAAGCGCGAGGTGAAGCATATCGGCTGCAAGCGTTTCGGCATCCAATACCTGTTGAAAGGCATCTACACGCACAACGGCTTGCTTTATTTCCACACGGAGATAAAGAACCAGAGCAACGTGCCTTTCGATGTGGACTACATCACTTGGAAAATCGTGGACAAGAAGGTTGCGAAGCGTACTGCCGTGCAGGAGCAGATTATTCTGCCGCTCCGCGCGCAGAACTACGCCACCCTCGTGCCGGGCAAAAAGAGCGAGCGCACGGTCTTCACGATGGCGAAGTTCACCATCCCCGATGACAAGTGCCTCGTGGTGGAATTGAACGAGAAGAACGGCGGCCGTCACCAGTCCTTCGTGATTGAGAACGAGGATTTGGTACGCGCGGGTACCATCAACGAACTTCAAGTACGCTGA
- a CDS encoding DUF3872 domain-containing protein, with amino-acid sequence MNILNNRNKRTSIFKAVALCLIAAMSFTLVSCDDDMDIQQSYPFTVEVMPVPNKVVKGQTVEIRCELKKEGDFSGTLYTIRYFQFEGEGSLKMDNGITFLPNDRYLLENEKFRLYYTAAGDEAHNFIVVVEDNFSNSYELEFDFNNRNVKDDDLTIVPIGNFSPLLK; translated from the coding sequence ATGAACATACTGAACAACAGAAACAAGAGAACATCAATATTCAAGGCAGTGGCGTTATGCCTGATAGCCGCCATGTCATTCACCCTCGTGTCATGTGACGATGACATGGACATCCAGCAGTCCTATCCCTTCACGGTGGAGGTCATGCCCGTGCCGAACAAGGTAGTAAAGGGGCAGACAGTGGAAATCCGCTGTGAACTGAAAAAGGAGGGCGACTTTTCGGGTACGCTCTATACCATCCGCTATTTCCAGTTCGAGGGGGAAGGCTCGCTCAAAATGGATAACGGCATCACCTTCCTGCCTAACGACCGCTACCTGCTGGAGAACGAAAAATTCCGCCTGTACTACACGGCGGCGGGTGATGAGGCGCATAATTTCATCGTGGTGGTGGAGGATAACTTTAGCAACTCCTACGAACTGGAATTTGACTTCAACAACAGGAATGTAAAGGACGACGATCTTACCATCGTTCCCATCGGCAACTTCAGCCCCTTGTTGAAATGA
- the traJ gene encoding conjugative transposon protein TraJ, translated as MKFDNLHQILRSLYEQMMPLCGDMAGVAKGIAGLGALFYVAYRVWQSLARAEPIDVFPMLRPFAIGLCIMFFPTVVLGTINSILSPVVQGTAKMLEAETLDMNRYREQKDKLEYEAMVRNPETAYLVSNEEFDKQLEELGWSPSDMVTMAGMYIDRGMYNMKKSIRDFFREILELLFQAAALVIDTVRTFFLVVLAILGPIAFALSVWDGFQNTLTQWICRYIQVYLWLPVSDMFSTILAKIQVLMLQNDIERMQADPNFSLDSSDGVYIVFLCIGIIGYFTIPTVAGWIIQAGGMGGYGRNVNQMAGRAGSMAGSVAGAAAGNAVGRVGKLLK; from the coding sequence ATGAAGTTCGACAACCTTCATCAGATTTTACGTTCACTTTATGAGCAGATGATGCCGCTGTGTGGGGACATGGCTGGTGTGGCGAAAGGCATCGCCGGGCTGGGTGCGCTGTTCTACGTCGCCTACCGGGTATGGCAGTCGCTGGCGAGAGCTGAACCGATAGACGTATTCCCGATGCTCCGTCCTTTTGCCATCGGTCTGTGCATCATGTTCTTCCCGACTGTGGTGCTGGGCACGATAAACAGCATCCTCTCACCCGTCGTACAGGGCACGGCAAAGATGCTGGAGGCGGAAACGCTGGACATGAACCGATACCGGGAGCAGAAGGACAAACTGGAATACGAGGCGATGGTACGCAACCCCGAAACCGCCTACCTCGTGTCCAACGAGGAATTTGACAAGCAACTGGAGGAACTCGGCTGGTCGCCCTCCGACATGGTGACGATGGCGGGAATGTATATCGACCGGGGAATGTACAACATGAAGAAGAGCATCCGCGACTTCTTCCGCGAGATACTCGAACTGCTGTTCCAAGCCGCCGCCCTCGTGATAGACACCGTCCGCACCTTCTTTCTCGTGGTGCTGGCGATTCTCGGTCCGATAGCCTTCGCCCTGTCGGTATGGGACGGTTTCCAAAACACGCTCACGCAGTGGATATGCCGCTATATACAGGTCTATCTGTGGCTACCGGTATCGGACATGTTCAGCACCATACTGGCGAAGATACAGGTTCTGATGCTGCAAAACGACATCGAGCGGATGCAGGCAGACCCGAACTTCTCGCTGGATTCGAGCGACGGGGTGTATATCGTATTCCTCTGCATCGGCATCATCGGCTACTTTACCATTCCCACCGTTGCGGGCTGGATTATCCAAGCCGGAGGCATGGGCGGTTACGGTCGCAACGTGAACCAGATGGCGGGACGAGCCGGAAGCATGGCGGGCAGCGTGGCGGGTGCAGCCGCAGGAAACGCAGTCGGACGTGTCGGCAAATTGCTGAAATAA
- a CDS encoding DUF4141 domain-containing protein codes for MRTRITMIICLCLLFAGRASAQWVVSDPGNLAQGIINASKNIIHTSKTATNMVSNFQETVKIYQQGKKYYDALKSVNNLVKDARKVQQTILMVGDITDIYVNSFQRMLRDGNFRPEELSAIAFGYTKLLEESNEVLTELRNVVNITTLSMTDKERMDVVERCHSKMKRYRNLVSYYTNKNISVSYLRAKKKNDLDRIMGLYGNMNERYW; via the coding sequence ATGAGAACAAGAATAACAATGATTATCTGCCTGTGCCTGCTTTTCGCGGGCAGGGCAAGCGCACAGTGGGTCGTAAGCGATCCGGGCAATCTAGCGCAGGGCATCATCAATGCCTCCAAAAACATCATCCATACCTCCAAGACCGCCACGAACATGGTGAGCAACTTTCAGGAGACGGTGAAAATCTATCAGCAGGGCAAGAAGTATTACGATGCCCTCAAATCGGTGAACAATCTGGTCAAGGACGCCCGCAAGGTGCAGCAGACCATCCTGATGGTGGGCGACATCACAGACATCTATGTGAACAGTTTCCAACGGATGCTCCGTGACGGGAATTTCAGACCCGAAGAGCTTTCCGCAATCGCTTTCGGCTACACGAAACTGCTGGAGGAAAGCAACGAAGTGTTGACGGAACTCAGGAACGTGGTGAACATCACCACGCTCTCCATGACCGACAAGGAGCGCATGGACGTGGTGGAACGCTGCCACTCGAAGATGAAGCGTTACCGCAACCTCGTGAGCTACTACACGAACAAGAACATCTCCGTGAGTTACCTGCGTGCGAAAAAGAAGAACGACCTCGACCGCATCATGGGGCTGTACGGGAACATGAACGAAAGATACTGGTAG